The following nucleotide sequence is from Synechococcus sp. KORDI-52.
GGCCGAACCGATCGACCGAGGTGATGGCCTTGGCGAGGACGAAGCCTGCTGGGATGAGGTGAATCAATCCGATCAGGCCGCCATCGCCCTCAGCCGGGTACTGCGTCACCAGCAGCGGCTGAGGGACGTGAATCCCATGGGAGCTGCAGCTTTTGACCAGCCTCTGCGCTGTGCCCTGACCCGGTTGATCCGCAACACGCCCTGCCCACCGCCAGCGGGGAGTGCCGCCGGGCTCCGCTACCTGCGCGATCGCATTTCGGTGCCAAGGGACATGCCGCTCCCGGCAGCGCGTCTGCTGCGTCAGGCCCTCGAAGCCACCGCCCAGCTGGATGGGCCTGAACAAGCCAAACCTTTGCCGGTGAGGGATCGCTTTGATCAGGATCCACGCCCCTTCCTGATTCGGTCATAGTGCGGGGGCGCCAACGCTGAGTCGTGCCCCTGCGGCTGCCCGCCTACCAACCGATCCCAGCTCCTGATCGAGGGGCCGATCTGATTGAGGTGTCAGCGGCGCAGCTGCAGCCGACCCAGTGGTGTGTGGGCCTGGCGGAGATCTGGTCGCGCGAGAGGGATTTCGCCCAGGACACCCGTCAGCAGCGTCTTGACTACCTGCGCGGCAAACCGGTCCCCTTGATTCGGTCTGCCGATGGCGCCATGTGGATGCTGGACCGGCACCACCGGCTGCGAGGATTGATCGGCATTGATCCGGGTGCCACCACCTGGGGCTATGTGGTGCACGAGCTTCCTACAGCTGATCGGCGTGAGGTGCTTGCGTTTCTGAAAAGCCAGGGGTGGCTTTACCTCTATGACGGACGGGGCATCGGTCCGCGCCCTGCTGAACAGCTTCCCTCCAGCCTGATACGACTCGAGGATGATCCCTACCGGAGCCTGGTCTGGAAGCTCAAGCAGGACGGTTGGATCAAACCCCAGCCTCTGATCCCCTATCACGAATTTCGGTGGGCAGCCTGGCTGCGCAGCCGCTCCCTGCCCCCCTTCAGTTCCAAGCGGCTGGATCCCGCGCTTGCAGCTGCACGCCAGTTGGTCTGCTCTGCCGCAGCCCAAGCCATGCCCGGCTGGAAAGGCGACAAGAAAGCCTGCCGCTGATCAGCGTTTCTTGCGGGAATCGATCTGCAGCAGGTCCTTCACCTTCTGCACCTGACCAGCGAGCTGAGGGTCAGACGCCAGTTTTTTCTCCACCTGCTCAATCGCGTACATCACCGTGGTGTGATCCTTGCCGCCAAAGCTGTCGCCAATTCTCGGCAGGCTCAGGTCGGTGCCCTGGCGCATGAGGTACATGCCCACCTGGCGGGCCTGGCTCACGGCACGACGACGGGTGCTGCTGCACATCTCCTCAACCGTCACATCAAACACCTCAGACACCTTGTCGATCACCTGCTGTGGCGTGACCTCCACGCCTTGACCCGTGGGATCGAGCATCGGCGCCACCGATTCCACGGTCATCGGCAACCCCGTGATCGAGGCAAAGGCCACAGCTCGGGTCAGAGCC
It contains:
- a CDS encoding ParB-like protein, whose translation is MPLRLPAYQPIPAPDRGADLIEVSAAQLQPTQWCVGLAEIWSRERDFAQDTRQQRLDYLRGKPVPLIRSADGAMWMLDRHHRLRGLIGIDPGATTWGYVVHELPTADRREVLAFLKSQGWLYLYDGRGIGPRPAEQLPSSLIRLEDDPYRSLVWKLKQDGWIKPQPLIPYHEFRWAAWLRSRSLPPFSSKRLDPALAAARQLVCSAAAQAMPGWKGDKKACR